A single region of the Candidatus Chlorobium masyuteum genome encodes:
- a CDS encoding DUF1828 domain-containing protein, with amino-acid sequence MVIDVKILQNTLCKAMCSEVQIREKTAGLLAVDTPFTFPDGDQYQLYIKVMPGGLLRLTDMGHTLMHLSYEHDIDKFREGTRGALYEKIKSETSVEEHDGSLCIDSTSERLASDIFRLGQAITSISDLTFLKRSRVESTFYEDLRETLFRFVPSENVTKDYLYEGMENASDYPIDYRIEGKDAPVFLFGIPNRDKAKTVTIILEHLLRTQAKFDSVLVFSDQSSLPRADLARLTNVSDTMISSLDAESDFRRKLEKKACLN; translated from the coding sequence ATGGTTATTGATGTAAAAATACTCCAGAACACACTTTGCAAGGCGATGTGCAGCGAAGTGCAGATAAGGGAAAAAACCGCTGGACTGCTTGCTGTTGATACTCCGTTTACATTTCCTGACGGGGATCAGTACCAGTTGTACATCAAGGTTATGCCGGGGGGACTGCTCAGGCTTACCGATATGGGTCATACCTTGATGCATCTGAGCTATGAGCACGATATCGACAAGTTCCGCGAAGGAACGAGGGGCGCTCTTTACGAGAAGATAAAGTCCGAAACATCTGTTGAGGAACATGATGGTTCCCTCTGCATTGATTCGACTTCTGAGCGACTTGCTTCTGATATTTTTCGTCTGGGGCAGGCGATTACGAGTATCAGTGACTTGACGTTTTTAAAAAGATCACGGGTAGAGTCCACATTCTACGAAGACCTCAGGGAGACTCTCTTCAGGTTTGTTCCTTCTGAAAATGTCACAAAGGATTATCTCTACGAAGGGATGGAAAATGCCTCAGATTATCCGATTGACTACAGGATCGAAGGAAAGGATGCGCCGGTTTTTCTCTTTGGTATTCCTAATCGGGATAAGGCAAAGACGGTTACCATTATCCTTGAGCATCTGCTCAGAACCCAGGCAAAATTTGACAGTGTGCTCGTGTTTTCCGATCAAAGCTCTCTGCCTCGCGCCGATCTTGCCCGGCTTACAAATGTGAGCGATACCATGATCTCTTCTCTTGATGCCGAGTCTGATTTCAGGCGCAAGCTTGAGAAAAAAGCTTGCCTTAACTGA
- a CDS encoding CBS domain-containing protein, whose protein sequence is MLLSECIERRLDTTYPFFTDDAPAAEVYALMRQGHLASAPVLHEGKVCAMVTIPDLVTAVQSKKTAALSLRDLALPEQGGIGVHEHLFDIFPGALLFPGTIIPVTRDDGSYAGTIEKKVVLEKIAEVFHLGEESLTLELDVPSSGLKLSEVIASIEKNDATVLSSGLYHADSEGEGMIVTFRVLTHDWFRLVQNMGKYGYSIRYSTPLSDEGEDEMREKALEFIRLMDM, encoded by the coding sequence ATGCTGCTGAGTGAGTGTATAGAGCGCCGTCTTGATACCACCTATCCGTTTTTCACGGATGATGCTCCTGCGGCTGAAGTTTACGCGCTTATGCGTCAGGGGCACCTTGCGTCTGCGCCGGTACTGCATGAGGGAAAGGTCTGCGCAATGGTTACGATTCCGGATCTTGTGACGGCAGTCCAGTCGAAAAAAACAGCTGCGCTCTCGCTGCGCGATCTCGCGCTGCCGGAGCAGGGCGGTATCGGAGTTCATGAGCATCTCTTTGACATTTTTCCAGGAGCGCTCCTCTTTCCCGGAACCATCATTCCGGTTACCCGTGATGACGGCAGCTACGCCGGAACGATTGAAAAAAAGGTGGTTCTTGAGAAAATTGCAGAGGTGTTTCATCTCGGAGAGGAGAGCCTGACGCTTGAGCTTGACGTGCCCTCCTCAGGCCTTAAGCTCTCCGAAGTCATAGCCTCGATTGAGAAAAATGATGCCACCGTTCTCAGCAGTGGCCTCTACCATGCCGATTCAGAAGGGGAGGGGATGATTGTCACCTTTAGGGTTCTGACGCACGACTGGTTCCGTCTGGTGCAGAACATGGGGAAATACGGCTATTCGATCCGTTACTCAACACCGCTCTCCGATGAGGGCGAGGATGAAATGAGAGAGAAGGCACTGGAGTTTATCCGTCTCATGGACATGTAG
- a CDS encoding fumarylacetoacetate hydrolase family protein has protein sequence MENLILRNSIHPGAIYCVGKNYSDHALEMQQLEAAAMIAQSRQSAEPIIFMKPPTALETDGMITIPVFHGRPLSENMHYEAELVLLVGKSTDGCSIEEAATFISGFGAGLDMTLRDEQLSAKKSGNPWLKSKGFRKSALISDFVPFSEALFPLDLEISLELNGKPVQQGAVSEMLHPPAMLIHYLSYLYGLRSGDLVFTGTPAGVGAVRPGDALKCQVSRPGAGSREVVAELRANVF, from the coding sequence GTGGAAAACCTGATCCTCCGAAACTCCATTCATCCCGGTGCCATCTATTGTGTCGGGAAAAACTATTCCGATCATGCCCTTGAGATGCAGCAGCTCGAAGCAGCGGCAATGATAGCTCAGAGCCGGCAGAGTGCGGAACCGATTATCTTTATGAAGCCCCCTACTGCCCTTGAAACTGATGGCATGATTACCATACCTGTTTTTCATGGCAGACCGCTTTCTGAAAACATGCATTATGAGGCAGAACTTGTGCTGCTTGTCGGCAAATCAACCGATGGCTGCTCCATTGAGGAGGCTGCAACTTTCATCAGCGGATTTGGTGCAGGACTTGATATGACCCTGCGTGACGAACAGCTCTCGGCCAAAAAATCGGGCAACCCGTGGCTCAAGAGCAAAGGGTTCCGCAAAAGCGCCCTGATTTCCGATTTTGTTCCCTTCAGTGAAGCGCTCTTTCCTCTCGATCTTGAAATTTCGCTGGAGCTGAACGGCAAGCCGGTACAACAGGGGGCGGTTTCAGAAATGCTCCATCCCCCGGCCATGCTTATTCATTATTTGTCGTATCTTTACGGATTAAGAAGCGGTGATCTTGTTTTTACGGGGACACCCGCAGGAGTAGGCGCCGTCAGGCCGGGTGATGCACTGAAATGCCAGGTTTCCCGACCGGGAGCCGGAAGCCGTGAAGTGGTTGCTGAACTGCGAGCCAACGTTTTCTGA
- a CDS encoding type I restriction endonuclease subunit R yields the protein MHRELNFEHSIEQSLLLHGGYSKGDPLAYDKKLAIFPDEVVAFVQDTQPEFWERFSTLNNGNAKAVLIESLVRELRTKGMLSILRSGFKCFGKTVRMAFFAPNTGMDPVAQERFNKNRFTVIRQLETESGAIPDMVLAVNGLPVVSMELKNHLTGQNVVHAKQQYCDRDPNDLLFAFKQRCLVHFAVDTEEVCMTTKLERGSSYFLPFNRGYNHGKGNPPVEGELRTSYLWEKVLVKKSLMDILGRFLHLQVEEKTVPTGKGLKKLQSESMIFPRYHQLDVVRKLAEHARQHNSGHNYLIQHSAGSGKSNSIAWLAHRLSTLHDAGNEKIFHSVVVITDRVVLDQQLQDTIFQFEHKQGVVQKIDENTQQLAKALADGVPIIISTIQKFPFITQALATLEKKGQGIDISTTGRRFAVIVDEAHSSQSGETAMELKKILNREGIESAIAEQILDMNDEPISDEAKRSMLLEQIKRTKQPNLSFFAFTATPKFKTLAVFDEPGENGTSPFHLYSMRQAIEEGFILDVLKGYTCYKRYYQLVRTAEDDPELPRRKAARALARYVDLHDYNITQKVEIIVEHFRTHSRHKISGQAKAMVVTGSREHAVRYKLAFDNYLKAKKYHDIKTLVAFSGELSLNDHPGIRFTETQMNHGIRERELPERFASDEYQVLLVAEKYQTGFDQPLLHTMYVDKRLSGIQAVQTLSRLNRTCPGKESTFVLDFVNDPEEIYLSFKPYYETTGQGEETDPHQLNELAHKLDQWKVYDQSEVNAWCEIWFSNRMHPTGTEHKKLNSILDVVVERVIKLEEEEIELFKSQFTSFRNLYGFLSQVIPYQDSGLEKLYTFGRYLLSKLPRGTGKNVRIDDEVQLKYYRLEKYSEGSISLREGDAPPLAGPKEVGTGSADEEVPLSTLVEQLNERFGTDFTPADQLFFDQVQAAATENEKIRQAAEANTLSNFEPVFNQHLETLLLDRMNGNEAIFNRIMNDEAFKTFIAQKLMHNVFEKITRQAG from the coding sequence ATGCACAGAGAATTGAACTTTGAGCACTCCATAGAACAATCCTTGTTGCTCCATGGCGGCTACAGCAAGGGCGACCCGTTGGCTTATGACAAGAAGCTTGCGATCTTTCCCGATGAGGTTGTAGCGTTTGTTCAGGATACCCAGCCGGAGTTCTGGGAGCGGTTTTCAACGCTCAACAACGGGAACGCAAAAGCTGTGCTGATCGAGAGCCTTGTGCGAGAACTACGAACGAAGGGAATGCTCTCCATTCTCCGGAGTGGATTCAAGTGTTTCGGCAAAACAGTGCGAATGGCCTTCTTTGCCCCGAATACCGGCATGGACCCTGTTGCGCAGGAACGGTTCAATAAAAACCGGTTCACCGTAATCCGCCAGCTTGAAACAGAGAGCGGAGCTATCCCTGACATGGTGCTTGCAGTGAACGGCTTGCCGGTGGTGTCGATGGAGCTGAAAAATCACCTGACCGGGCAGAACGTAGTACACGCCAAACAGCAGTACTGCGATCGTGATCCCAATGATCTCCTCTTTGCCTTCAAGCAGCGCTGCCTTGTCCATTTTGCGGTGGATACCGAAGAGGTCTGCATGACCACCAAACTTGAACGGGGAAGCTCGTACTTCCTCCCCTTCAACAGAGGATACAATCACGGCAAAGGGAACCCTCCGGTTGAGGGTGAGCTTCGCACTTCCTACCTCTGGGAGAAGGTTCTGGTAAAAAAGAGTCTGATGGATATTCTCGGGCGATTCCTCCACCTGCAGGTTGAGGAAAAAACTGTTCCCACCGGAAAAGGGCTGAAGAAGCTTCAAAGCGAAAGCATGATATTCCCCCGCTACCATCAGCTTGATGTGGTGCGCAAACTTGCCGAACATGCCAGGCAGCACAATTCAGGGCACAACTACCTCATCCAGCACTCTGCGGGTTCAGGAAAATCGAACTCCATTGCCTGGCTTGCCCACCGGCTTTCAACCCTGCACGATGCCGGGAATGAAAAAATCTTCCATTCAGTGGTGGTCATTACCGACCGTGTGGTGCTTGACCAGCAGTTGCAGGATACCATTTTCCAGTTCGAGCACAAGCAGGGTGTCGTGCAAAAGATTGACGAAAACACCCAACAGCTTGCAAAGGCACTCGCTGACGGCGTACCGATCATCATTTCAACCATACAGAAGTTCCCGTTTATCACACAAGCTCTTGCAACGCTTGAGAAGAAGGGTCAGGGCATCGACATCTCTACTACAGGCAGACGGTTCGCCGTGATTGTGGACGAAGCACACAGCTCGCAGAGTGGCGAAACCGCCATGGAGCTAAAGAAAATTCTGAACCGCGAAGGAATAGAATCGGCCATTGCCGAGCAGATACTCGACATGAACGATGAACCTATTTCAGACGAGGCCAAACGCTCCATGCTGCTGGAGCAGATCAAGCGCACGAAACAGCCGAACCTGAGCTTTTTCGCCTTTACCGCGACACCTAAGTTCAAAACGCTTGCGGTGTTTGACGAGCCCGGAGAAAACGGCACCTCTCCGTTCCACCTCTACAGTATGCGTCAGGCCATTGAAGAGGGGTTTATTCTTGATGTGCTGAAGGGATACACCTGTTACAAACGATATTATCAATTGGTCCGTACGGCAGAGGATGATCCTGAACTGCCGAGAAGAAAGGCGGCGCGGGCACTTGCCCGTTATGTTGACCTGCACGACTATAACATTACGCAGAAAGTTGAAATCATCGTTGAGCATTTCCGCACACACTCCCGCCACAAAATCAGCGGTCAGGCCAAAGCTATGGTGGTAACCGGATCGCGCGAACATGCCGTGCGCTATAAACTCGCGTTCGACAACTACCTGAAAGCAAAAAAATATCACGACATCAAAACGCTCGTCGCTTTCTCGGGCGAACTCTCTCTTAACGACCACCCCGGTATCAGGTTTACCGAAACACAGATGAACCATGGCATCAGGGAACGAGAGCTGCCTGAGCGGTTTGCTTCAGATGAGTATCAGGTTTTACTGGTGGCGGAAAAGTATCAGACAGGATTTGACCAGCCTTTGCTGCATACCATGTACGTCGATAAACGGCTCTCCGGCATTCAGGCCGTTCAGACCCTCTCACGCCTGAACCGCACCTGCCCCGGCAAGGAGAGTACCTTTGTGCTTGATTTTGTTAACGATCCGGAAGAGATCTACCTCTCCTTCAAGCCCTATTACGAAACAACCGGGCAAGGCGAAGAAACCGACCCGCACCAGCTCAATGAACTGGCACACAAACTCGACCAGTGGAAGGTTTATGACCAGTCGGAGGTGAACGCGTGGTGCGAAATCTGGTTCAGCAATCGTATGCACCCTACCGGTACCGAACATAAAAAGCTGAACAGCATCCTCGATGTCGTGGTTGAACGGGTTATCAAGCTTGAAGAGGAGGAGATTGAACTCTTCAAAAGCCAGTTTACGAGCTTCCGGAATCTCTACGGATTCCTTTCGCAGGTAATCCCCTATCAGGATTCAGGTCTTGAAAAGCTCTACACCTTCGGGCGCTACCTGCTCTCAAAGCTCCCTCGCGGGACAGGAAAGAATGTCAGAATAGATGATGAGGTGCAGTTGAAATACTACCGGCTGGAGAAGTACAGCGAAGGCTCCATTTCACTCCGGGAGGGAGATGCTCCCCCTTTGGCTGGCCCAAAGGAGGTCGGTACCGGAAGCGCTGATGAAGAGGTGCCGCTCTCCACGCTGGTTGAGCAGCTCAACGAAAGGTTCGGCACCGATTTCACCCCTGCCGATCAGCTCTTTTTCGATCAGGTGCAGGCTGCAGCCACAGAGAACGAAAAGATCCGGCAGGCCGCAGAGGCCAACACCCTCTCGAACTTCGAACCGGTATTCAACCAGCACCTCGAAACCCTGCTGCTCGACCGCATGAACGGCAACGAAGCCATATTCAACCGAATCATGAACGACGAAGCCTTCAAAACCTTCATTGCTCAGAAGCTGATGCACAACGTCTTCGAAAAGATAACGCGGCAGGCGGGATGA
- the rpiB gene encoding ribose 5-phosphate isomerase B, translating into MKIAVASDHAGFESKKTVVAWLEKHGYACSDMGPYNEESVDYPDFARKVAQGVAAGEFDQGVLLCGTGIGVSIAANKVKGIRAALACNPEFATLARQHNNANIICFSARFSDKATIEQSLQNWFAAEFEGGRHERRVEKIEPCC; encoded by the coding sequence ATGAAAATAGCAGTTGCAAGTGATCATGCCGGTTTTGAGTCAAAGAAAACCGTTGTCGCATGGCTTGAAAAGCACGGTTATGCGTGCAGTGATATGGGCCCGTATAATGAAGAGTCTGTCGACTATCCGGATTTTGCCCGTAAGGTTGCACAAGGGGTAGCGGCTGGTGAGTTTGATCAGGGTGTTCTGCTCTGTGGAACAGGAATCGGAGTTTCCATAGCCGCCAATAAAGTCAAGGGTATTCGTGCTGCCCTTGCCTGTAACCCTGAATTTGCCACCCTTGCCCGGCAGCATAACAATGCCAATATTATCTGTTTTTCCGCCCGCTTCAGCGATAAAGCGACCATTGAACAAAGCCTTCAGAACTGGTTTGCCGCCGAATTTGAAGGGGGACGCCATGAACGCAGAGTTGAAAAAATTGAACCATGCTGCTGA
- a CDS encoding dihydroorotase yields the protein MSYIFQQARLLNPLEKLDRTGSIKVSDVGIIEALAFDNDTLPSSPEDRIVDLRGQILAPGLFDMHCHFREPGQEYKETLESGSEAAAAGGFTGVALMPNTKPVIDSPLGVAYIRHHAANLAVDLEVVGAMTVESRGEHLAPFGKFRSYGVTAISDDGTAIQSSQIMRLAFEYASNFDLLIIQHCEDKSLTQGAVMNEGVFSAQLGLKGIPDISEAITLGRDLLLMEYLQKHKLHEPLGKPRYHVAHISTGAALDLVRKAKREGLAVTCEVTPHHFTLCDESLFQAEDKGNYLMKPPLGSRENLEAILQGLADGTIDAIATDHAPHASHEKECPLDQAAFGIIGLETSVGLTLTELVEKRIISISRAIELLSVNPRRIMNLKPILFAPGEVANFTFINPEKEWRCTPESIRSKSSNTPFLNRTLKGKSSGIFHKGRLLFSEPERH from the coding sequence ATGAGTTATATTTTTCAGCAGGCCCGTCTGCTCAATCCTCTTGAAAAGCTTGACCGCACCGGATCCATAAAGGTCTCCGATGTAGGTATCATTGAAGCGCTCGCCTTCGATAATGACACGCTTCCCTCTTCACCCGAAGACCGGATTGTTGACCTTCGGGGCCAGATTCTCGCTCCGGGCCTTTTTGATATGCACTGCCATTTCCGGGAACCCGGTCAGGAGTACAAGGAGACGCTTGAAAGCGGTTCGGAAGCTGCGGCTGCCGGAGGTTTTACCGGGGTCGCCCTGATGCCGAACACAAAACCGGTTATAGACAGTCCGCTGGGCGTCGCTTATATCCGTCATCACGCCGCAAATCTGGCGGTCGATCTTGAAGTTGTCGGTGCGATGACTGTTGAGAGCCGCGGAGAGCATCTTGCCCCCTTCGGAAAGTTCCGATCCTATGGAGTAACGGCCATATCAGATGACGGAACGGCTATTCAGAGCAGTCAGATCATGCGGCTCGCTTTTGAGTATGCATCAAACTTTGATCTCCTCATCATTCAGCACTGCGAAGACAAATCCCTTACCCAGGGTGCGGTCATGAATGAAGGTGTTTTTTCAGCACAACTCGGTCTGAAAGGTATTCCGGACATATCCGAAGCCATTACCCTCGGAAGAGACCTGCTGCTGATGGAGTACCTGCAGAAGCACAAACTGCATGAACCGCTGGGAAAACCACGCTATCATGTTGCTCACATCAGTACCGGAGCCGCACTTGATCTTGTGCGCAAGGCAAAGCGTGAAGGACTGGCTGTGACCTGTGAGGTTACACCCCACCATTTCACCCTCTGTGATGAGTCGCTGTTTCAGGCTGAAGATAAAGGCAACTATCTGATGAAACCGCCGCTTGGCTCAAGGGAGAATCTTGAAGCCATTCTGCAGGGGCTGGCCGACGGAACGATTGATGCCATTGCCACAGACCATGCCCCGCATGCATCACATGAAAAAGAGTGCCCCCTCGACCAGGCGGCGTTCGGCATTATCGGACTTGAAACATCGGTTGGCCTTACCCTGACAGAACTGGTAGAAAAGAGGATTATCTCCATCTCTCGGGCCATTGAACTGCTCTCGGTCAACCCGCGGAGAATCATGAACCTCAAACCGATTCTTTTCGCGCCGGGCGAAGTTGCCAATTTCACCTTCATCAATCCCGAAAAGGAGTGGCGATGCACTCCGGAATCGATTCGCTCCAAATCATCAAACACCCCCTTTCTTAATCGCACGCTGAAAGGAAAATCGAGCGGAATATTCCACAAGGGGAGGCTTCTCTTTTCGGAACCGGAGCGGCACTGA
- the ppk1 gene encoding polyphosphate kinase 1: MLQGSEVSRPERVQPDFFDTAYYVNRELSWIYFNQRVLEEALQPDFHPLLERVKFISIFSSNLDEYFMIRVAGLEDQYEAGIQDRTIDGLTPARQLEKIRTMVLQQLSQRNECFYNDLIPALKRHGIEFLRFSGLSVSQKEVLRHYFRKEIFPVLTPLAFDTGHPFPFMSNLSLNLAIELEDEENRALKFARVKVPSILPRLLRLNDIEGFEAGDEIIRFIWLEDLVENNLEQLFPKMRIIQSHLFRLIRDADIEIEEDEAGDLLETIEQGLLSRRYGKVVRLDVTPDMPQSVRKLLMKNLEVTSRNVYEIGGVLGLGCLIDLLKIDKPELKDEPFVPYNRIEEEYGEDLFGAIKAKDQLLHHPYDSFQPVVDFINQAAVDPDVLSIKQTLYRVGGNSPIVKALMKAAEEGKQVAVLVELKARFDEENNIVWARALEDVGAHVVYGLPGLKTHAKLTMIVRREQHRLKRYLHLGTGNYNPVTGKIYTDYSLFTVNERLANDIAELFNALTGYSRHTGYKKLLVSPINTRKRIIELIEREAEWSRKSDRGRIIMQMNALVDAQTIRALYKASCEGVKIDLIVRGICCLKPGIPGVSEHIRVISITGRFLEHSRAYYFQNGGRAELFLGSADLMPRNLDHRVETLFPVFDKACIRSVKSDLDLILSDNVKAWQMQADGTYSLVDNDAPEINSQSLFLSRSTIKKTSFKFKVKEL, translated from the coding sequence ATGCTGCAAGGGAGTGAGGTGAGCAGACCGGAGAGGGTTCAACCGGATTTTTTTGATACCGCTTACTATGTCAATCGGGAGCTGAGCTGGATCTATTTCAATCAGCGGGTCCTTGAAGAGGCGTTACAACCCGATTTTCACCCGCTTCTCGAAAGGGTGAAATTTATCTCGATTTTCAGCTCGAACCTTGACGAATATTTCATGATCCGGGTTGCCGGTCTTGAGGATCAGTATGAAGCCGGTATTCAGGACAGAACCATTGACGGACTTACTCCGGCACGTCAGCTTGAAAAGATCCGCACCATGGTACTGCAGCAGCTCAGCCAGAGAAATGAGTGCTTCTATAATGACCTCATTCCGGCGCTGAAACGTCATGGTATTGAGTTTCTGCGTTTTTCCGGACTCTCTGTATCCCAGAAGGAGGTGTTACGTCACTATTTTCGAAAGGAGATATTTCCGGTACTCACTCCGCTTGCTTTCGATACCGGACACCCCTTTCCCTTCATGTCCAATCTCTCGTTGAATCTTGCCATAGAGCTGGAGGATGAAGAGAACCGGGCGTTGAAGTTTGCCCGTGTGAAGGTTCCGAGCATACTGCCGCGGTTGCTCCGTCTGAATGATATCGAGGGATTTGAAGCGGGCGACGAAATCATCCGCTTTATCTGGCTTGAAGATCTCGTTGAGAATAATCTGGAGCAGCTCTTTCCGAAAATGAGGATTATCCAGTCACATCTCTTCCGGCTGATTCGTGATGCGGATATTGAAATTGAGGAGGATGAAGCAGGTGATCTTCTTGAAACCATAGAGCAGGGTCTTCTTTCACGCAGGTATGGAAAGGTTGTGCGGCTGGATGTTACTCCCGATATGCCGCAGTCGGTCAGAAAGCTGCTGATGAAAAATCTCGAGGTGACATCTCGCAATGTTTACGAGATCGGCGGAGTGCTCGGTCTGGGTTGTCTCATTGATCTGTTGAAGATTGACAAGCCTGAACTCAAGGATGAACCGTTTGTTCCCTATAACCGGATTGAGGAGGAGTACGGAGAGGATCTGTTCGGAGCCATCAAGGCCAAAGATCAGCTGCTTCATCACCCATATGATTCCTTTCAGCCGGTTGTTGATTTTATCAACCAGGCCGCAGTGGATCCTGATGTGCTCTCCATAAAGCAGACACTTTACCGGGTAGGCGGCAACTCTCCGATTGTCAAGGCACTGATGAAGGCGGCTGAAGAGGGTAAACAGGTGGCTGTACTTGTGGAACTCAAGGCACGGTTTGACGAAGAGAACAATATTGTCTGGGCAAGGGCACTTGAAGATGTCGGTGCGCATGTCGTCTATGGTCTTCCCGGCCTGAAGACCCATGCCAAGCTTACCATGATTGTGCGCCGTGAGCAGCACCGCCTGAAACGCTATCTGCATCTTGGTACGGGAAATTATAATCCGGTAACAGGTAAAATCTACACCGACTACTCGCTTTTTACGGTCAATGAGCGTCTGGCCAATGATATCGCTGAGCTCTTCAACGCCCTGACCGGGTATTCCCGGCACACCGGATATAAAAAGCTGCTTGTCTCACCGATCAACACCAGAAAACGGATCATTGAACTGATTGAGCGGGAGGCAGAGTGGAGCCGGAAATCGGACAGGGGGAGAATCATCATGCAAATGAATGCCCTTGTCGATGCGCAGACCATACGCGCACTCTATAAAGCATCCTGTGAAGGGGTGAAGATTGATCTCATTGTCCGGGGTATCTGCTGTCTTAAACCCGGCATTCCGGGAGTCAGTGAACATATCCGCGTTATCAGTATTACGGGACGCTTTCTTGAGCACAGCCGGGCCTACTATTTTCAAAATGGAGGCAGGGCGGAACTCTTTCTGGGCAGTGCCGATCTTATGCCGAGAAATCTTGATCACCGGGTTGAGACCCTCTTTCCGGTTTTTGACAAAGCATGCATCCGTTCGGTTAAATCCGATCTTGACCTGATTCTCTCTGATAATGTCAAGGCATGGCAGATGCAGGCCGACGGAACCTACTCTCTTGTTGATAATGATGCGCCGGAAATCAACAGTCAGTCACTCTTTTTAAGCCGATCTACCATCAAAAAAACATCGTTCAAATTTAAAGTCAAAGAATTATGA
- a CDS encoding S24 family peptidase encodes MEQACSLGTRIKSVRDHFGLRQEEFGEKIGLSGNRVSEIENDKGGTKASVLISICQEFPLNPEWLLSGEGSMLKKPEESGISPDEFSRRITMLEKQMQQFVINTIEPESPSLAKVPLYSSAVPAGMPDPASDEIEEYLDMPASWAQGKKNIYALKVNGDSMVDIGIMPGDLLMVEARTTARDGQVVVACINSEVTVKTLCISNTGTISLMPENKRYPPIAINPEMDFRIQGVVMAAVRHYA; translated from the coding sequence ATGGAACAAGCTTGCTCGCTCGGTACCCGCATCAAATCGGTGCGTGATCACTTCGGTCTTCGCCAGGAGGAGTTTGGCGAAAAAATAGGGCTCTCCGGCAACAGGGTATCTGAAATTGAAAATGACAAGGGTGGCACCAAAGCCTCTGTTTTGATCTCAATATGCCAGGAGTTCCCCCTCAATCCGGAGTGGCTTCTCTCCGGGGAGGGATCCATGCTGAAAAAACCGGAAGAGAGCGGCATCTCCCCTGATGAATTCAGCCGGAGAATCACCATGCTTGAAAAGCAGATGCAGCAGTTCGTCATCAACACGATCGAGCCTGAAAGTCCCTCTCTTGCCAAAGTGCCGCTCTACAGCTCCGCAGTTCCGGCAGGGATGCCTGATCCCGCTTCGGATGAAATCGAAGAGTACCTTGATATGCCTGCATCATGGGCCCAGGGTAAAAAGAATATCTATGCCCTGAAGGTCAACGGTGACAGCATGGTTGATATCGGCATCATGCCGGGAGATCTCCTTATGGTTGAGGCGAGAACGACCGCACGGGACGGCCAGGTGGTGGTTGCCTGCATAAACAGTGAGGTAACCGTCAAAACGCTCTGCATCAGCAATACCGGCACCATCTCTCTTATGCCTGAAAACAAGCGCTATCCGCCGATAGCAATCAACCCGGAGATGGATTTCAGAATACAGGGTGTGGTTATGGCCGCAGTGCGCCATTACGCTTAG
- a CDS encoding 5-formyltetrahydrofolate cyclo-ligase, translating to MRSEGWNPPGCRESSVAAAKEVTRALMAEMRGAICLERRRIMSEAISAHVLSLPEVMSARLIDLYIPLPAQPEVNTWPLVEALTLLNKQLAVPVVQDQDLCSALYRKGEPLRVARFGQPEPEVLVKADESMLDVVLIPLLAFDRSGYRLGYGKGFYDRFLHRLSLEGFRPLRIGLAFTMQMIDTVPHDPWDEPLDGVVHEEGFIRFT from the coding sequence ATGAGGAGTGAGGGGTGGAACCCTCCCGGCTGTCGGGAGAGCTCTGTAGCAGCGGCAAAAGAAGTGACAAGAGCCCTGATGGCGGAGATGAGAGGAGCGATTTGTTTAGAGCGCAGGCGTATCATGAGCGAAGCCATTTCCGCTCATGTGCTCTCTCTGCCGGAGGTTATGAGTGCCCGTCTTATTGATCTCTATATTCCTCTGCCCGCTCAACCGGAGGTGAACACCTGGCCGCTTGTTGAAGCGTTGACCCTCCTGAATAAACAGCTTGCTGTTCCTGTTGTGCAGGATCAGGATCTCTGTTCAGCGCTCTACCGGAAAGGTGAACCCCTGAGGGTAGCAAGATTCGGCCAGCCGGAACCTGAAGTGTTGGTGAAGGCTGATGAATCGATGCTTGATGTTGTGCTTATCCCGCTGCTTGCTTTTGACAGAAGCGGATATCGTCTTGGTTATGGCAAAGGTTTTTATGACCGGTTTCTTCACCGGCTCTCTCTGGAGGGTTTTCGCCCCTTGCGTATCGGACTTGCTTTCACTATGCAGATGATTGACACAGTGCCTCATGATCCATGGGATGAGCCCCTTGACGGAGTTGTTCATGAAGAAGGATTTATCAGATTTACATAA